One genomic window of Micropterus dolomieu isolate WLL.071019.BEF.003 ecotype Adirondacks linkage group LG14, ASM2129224v1, whole genome shotgun sequence includes the following:
- the LOC123983316 gene encoding double C2-like domain-containing protein alpha isoform X1 — MTVRKGKSLAISIQEHMAIDVCPGPIRPIRQISAYFPRLSPTSSFSEPLSPNQVAAPAALSPGGVGQGGGAVSGGGSSSLLSPLLPGVAGGGGSLSAMSSMDTSIEIDSCDSDDNTSLGTLEFDLLYERATSSLRCTVLRAKGLKPMDFNGLADPYVKLHLLPGACKANKLKTKTVRNTLNPVWNETLTYCGITEEDMYRKTLRVSVCDEDKLTHNEFIGESRVALRRVKPDQTKHFNICLEHPPPLPSPTAMSTALRGISCYLREWETEQQRSLEERGRLLLCLQYLPPAGDSDVKGEAKERARGGLCVGVKRCAHLAAMDVNGYSDPYVKTYLKPDVQKKSKHKTAVIKKTLNPEFNEEFFYEITFSELATKTLEVTVWDYDLGKSNDFIGGVSLGCHSQGDTLQHWIDCLKNKGKKVERWHTLTNELPGSTLQE; from the exons ATGACTGTACGAAAAGGAAAAAGTTTAGCCATCTCCATCCAGGAGCACATGGCCATCGATGTATGTCCGGGCCCCATCCGCCCTATCCGTCAAATCTCTGCCTACTTCCCTCGCCTCTCGCCCACTTCCTCCTTTTCTGAACCGCTCTCACCCAATCAGGTGGCAGCTCCCGCTGCCCTCAGCCCTGGCGGCGTAGGCCAAGGAGGTGGGGCCGTTAGTGGAGGAGGGAGCAGCAGCCTGTTGTCACCACTGTTACCAGGGGTGGCGGGCGGAGGGGGCTCACTGTCAGCCATGAGCAGCATGGACACCTCCATCGAGATCGACAGCTGTGACAGCGATGATAACA CCTCCTTGGGGACGTTAGAGTTTGACCTACTGTATGAGAGAGCCACCAGCTCCTTACGCTGCACAGTCCTGAGAGCAAAG GGTCTGAAACCGATGGATTTCAACGGTTTAGCTGATCCTTACGTCAAGCTGCACCTGCTGCCGGGAGCCTGCAAG GCCAATAAACTGAAAACCAAGACTGTTCGCAACACACTGAACCCCGTGTGGAACGAGACCCTCACCTACTGTGGAATCACAGAGGAAGACATGTACCGCAAAACACTCCG GGTGTCCGTGTGTGACGAAGACAAGCTGACACATAATGAGTTCATTGGGGAGTCGCGAGTGGCCCTGCGTCGTGTGAAGCCTGACCAGACCAAACACTTTAACATCTGTCTGGAGCATCCACCTCCT CTGCCTTCACCGACTGCGATGAGCACAGCCCTGAGAGGAATCTCCTGCTACTTGAGAGAG TGGGAGACTGAGCAGCAGAGAAGTCTAGAGGAGAGAGGCCGTTTACTGCTCTGCCTGCAGTACCTCCCCCCTGCTGGTGACAGCGATGTGAAGGGAGAGGCCAAGGAGAGGGCTCGTGGCGGGCTGTGTGTGGGCGTCAAACGATGCGCCCACCTGGCGGCTATGGACGTCAATGGCTACTCAGACCCTTACGTTAAAAC GTACCTCAAGCCAGATGTTCAGAAGAAATCCAAGCACAAAACAGCGGTCATAAAAAAGACTCTCAACCCGGAGTTTAATGAG GAGTTCTTCTATGAAATCACCTTCTCAGAGTTAGCCACCAAGACGCTGGAGGTCACAGTGTGGGACTACGACCTGGGAAAGTCCAATGACTTCATAG GCGGCGTATCCTTAGGGTGTCACTCACAGGGAGACACTCTGCAGCACTGGATAGACTGTCTGAAGAACAAGGGCAAGAAGGTGGAGCGCTGGCACACGCTGACCAACGAGCTGCCGGGCTCCACACTGCAGGAATGA
- the LOC123983316 gene encoding double C2-like domain-containing protein alpha isoform X2 — MTVRKGKSLAISIQEHMAIDVAAPAALSPGGVGQGGGAVSGGGSSSLLSPLLPGVAGGGGSLSAMSSMDTSIEIDSCDSDDNTSLGTLEFDLLYERATSSLRCTVLRAKGLKPMDFNGLADPYVKLHLLPGACKANKLKTKTVRNTLNPVWNETLTYCGITEEDMYRKTLRVSVCDEDKLTHNEFIGESRVALRRVKPDQTKHFNICLEHPPPLPSPTAMSTALRGISCYLREWETEQQRSLEERGRLLLCLQYLPPAGDSDVKGEAKERARGGLCVGVKRCAHLAAMDVNGYSDPYVKTYLKPDVQKKSKHKTAVIKKTLNPEFNEEFFYEITFSELATKTLEVTVWDYDLGKSNDFIGGVSLGCHSQGDTLQHWIDCLKNKGKKVERWHTLTNELPGSTLQE; from the exons ATGACTGTACGAAAAGGAAAAAGTTTAGCCATCTCCATCCAGGAGCACATGGCCATCGAT GTGGCAGCTCCCGCTGCCCTCAGCCCTGGCGGCGTAGGCCAAGGAGGTGGGGCCGTTAGTGGAGGAGGGAGCAGCAGCCTGTTGTCACCACTGTTACCAGGGGTGGCGGGCGGAGGGGGCTCACTGTCAGCCATGAGCAGCATGGACACCTCCATCGAGATCGACAGCTGTGACAGCGATGATAACA CCTCCTTGGGGACGTTAGAGTTTGACCTACTGTATGAGAGAGCCACCAGCTCCTTACGCTGCACAGTCCTGAGAGCAAAG GGTCTGAAACCGATGGATTTCAACGGTTTAGCTGATCCTTACGTCAAGCTGCACCTGCTGCCGGGAGCCTGCAAG GCCAATAAACTGAAAACCAAGACTGTTCGCAACACACTGAACCCCGTGTGGAACGAGACCCTCACCTACTGTGGAATCACAGAGGAAGACATGTACCGCAAAACACTCCG GGTGTCCGTGTGTGACGAAGACAAGCTGACACATAATGAGTTCATTGGGGAGTCGCGAGTGGCCCTGCGTCGTGTGAAGCCTGACCAGACCAAACACTTTAACATCTGTCTGGAGCATCCACCTCCT CTGCCTTCACCGACTGCGATGAGCACAGCCCTGAGAGGAATCTCCTGCTACTTGAGAGAG TGGGAGACTGAGCAGCAGAGAAGTCTAGAGGAGAGAGGCCGTTTACTGCTCTGCCTGCAGTACCTCCCCCCTGCTGGTGACAGCGATGTGAAGGGAGAGGCCAAGGAGAGGGCTCGTGGCGGGCTGTGTGTGGGCGTCAAACGATGCGCCCACCTGGCGGCTATGGACGTCAATGGCTACTCAGACCCTTACGTTAAAAC GTACCTCAAGCCAGATGTTCAGAAGAAATCCAAGCACAAAACAGCGGTCATAAAAAAGACTCTCAACCCGGAGTTTAATGAG GAGTTCTTCTATGAAATCACCTTCTCAGAGTTAGCCACCAAGACGCTGGAGGTCACAGTGTGGGACTACGACCTGGGAAAGTCCAATGACTTCATAG GCGGCGTATCCTTAGGGTGTCACTCACAGGGAGACACTCTGCAGCACTGGATAGACTGTCTGAAGAACAAGGGCAAGAAGGTGGAGCGCTGGCACACGCTGACCAACGAGCTGCCGGGCTCCACACTGCAGGAATGA